The DNA segment GAGCCCTTCAGGTCGGCGTGCAGGGCCTGGCCGCTGGGCAGCGGGGTCTGCGGGTCCCACTCGTTCTGGACGATCAGGGAACCGACGCCGTTGTTCACCCTGGTCGCCGGTTCCACGGACTTGTCCCAGAAGGCACAGGGCTTGACGCTGGACGCGAAGTCCCCGAAGAGCGGGTAACGGCCCTTGTCCTTGACGGCGTCGCGCCGGTAGCTCTCAGGGTCGCGGGACCAGACAGCCGAGTTGTCGCCGCACACGATGGCCAGGAGGCTCGCCGTCCCGTTGTCGGACGGTGCCTCGGCGTCGCCGGCGGCGCCTGCCGTACCGGCCCCTCCGGCTCCGGCGAAGGCCGCGAGCTTCTTCGTGGAGGCGGGCTTGCCGGCCGCGGCCTTCTTCAGCTCCACGACTCCCTCGGTGGCGTACTCCGGGGTGAATACCGCCGAGCGGATACCGCTCCGGAGGTCATCACCGGTGTTCGGCCGCCCGTCCATCTCGATGGGCTTCTCGTCGGCCTGCGCGACCAAGTTCCAGAAGGTCCGGTCGACCTTCTTCGGAGTGTCACCGAGGCCGTACTTCTCCGAACGGTCGGCGGCCCACTCGGTCCACCGGTCGAATGCCGGCTCGGCGCCCTTCGCCCACCACTGGATCATCCCCCGCCAGGCGTGCGCAGGATCGACCGCGCTGTCCAGCACGAACCGGTCGGCCCGGCCCGGGAAGAGCTGGGTGTAGACGGCGCCCAGGTAGGTACCGTACGAAGTGCCCATGTACGAGATCCTCTTCTCGCCGAGGACCGCCCGGAGCAGATCCATGTCGCGCGCGGTGTTGCGCGTGGTGATGTACGGGAGCGTGTCGCCCGCTTTCTCCTTGCACTTGTTCGCTACGTCGCGCGCCCAGGCGACGTCCTTGTCGAACGTCTTCTCCTTGTACGGCCGCAGCCAGTCCTCCTCCTCCGGCTTCAGACCACAGGAGACCGGGCTGCTCTCTCCCACACCGCGCGGGTCGAAACCGATGAGGTCGTACTTCTGCCGGGTGGACTCGGGCAGCCGGTCCTGCATCCCCATCGGCATGTAGCGCCCCTGCATTCCCGGGCCGCCCGGGTTGGAGAACAGGACACCGTGTCGCTTGCCGGGCGCGGTGGCCTTGATCCGGGATATGGCCAGGCCGATCCGCTTGCCCCCGGGAGCCCGGTAGTCCAGCGGGACCTCGATCGTGGCGCACTCGAACTCCGCCGGAGAGTCGGCTTGGCACCGCTTCCACTGCGGCTTCTGCTGCACGTAACGGTCCAGCGCACCTTCGGCGGCAAACGAAGAGCCGGTTGAGGCGGCGGACGACGGGTTACCGGCCGGAGCGGCGGTGGCGGTGGCGGTCGAGCTGGCGAGCGCTGGGGCCGGTATCGCCGTGACACTGACAGCCATCAGGGTCGCGAGAATCCTTCTACGCACGTAATTGTTCCTCCCGGTCACATGATTGGTCAGGAATGATCATTCAGGTGACGCGCGCCGGTTACGTCAGCCGAGCGGCTACAACTCCCCTCCGTCTTGGGAGTGATACACCCCGGAACTGGCCCCCTGGTCGTAGTACTGGATGCGGAGCACACCCGGTACGCCGCCCCTCCCCGGACGTGGCAGGTGGCCACAGTCATGGGTTCCGCGTACCCGGTGGCACACGACGCGTCGACGGCCCCTCGGCTCCACACCGGGAGACCATGGTGGCCCGGTTGTGATCAAGAAGTGTCTGGCCCCTGTTACGCGCCGCTTGCGAAGATCGACTTCGTCCAGGGGCACAGCGACACCCGCATCACCCGGGATATCCACCCGAGCGTTCTGTCCTCCCCGCCCTCCCCATTACCGTTTTTGGTGCCTCGCAACGAGGCGCCCGGCCTCCGGAGTTGGCATGACTGTCTCCCCCTGTCGATCGCATGTCTTGGGGGGTGGTGTCACCGGCTCCGGAGGCATCGACAGACCGCTGATTAGGGGCATGACCACCGGCTTCTTCGCAGGTCGGGAGGCTCTTCGTAATGTGGATGTGGCGATCGGTGCCGTGGGACGGCCGGGTGGGGACGACCGGAGGACGAACGTGATCGACACCAGCGAGATCGGTGCCTTCCTCGGCCTGGACGTCGGCAAAGGCGAACACCACGCCACCGCCGTCACGCCTGCGGGGAAGAAGGCCTTCGACAAACGGCTTCCCAACAGCGAGCCCAGGCTCCGCGAGGTCTTCGGCAAGCTGCAGGCCAGACACGGAACTGTGCTGGTTGTAGTCGATCAGCCGGCCTCGATCGGGGCTCTGCCATTGGCGGTGGCCCGGGACATGGGCTGCCCGGTCGCCTATCTGCCCGGGCTGACGATGCGACGGATCGCCGATCTCTATCCCGGCGAGGCCAAGACCGACGCCCGCGACGCCTTCGTCATCGCGGACGCAGCCCGCGTCATGCCGCACACCCTTCGCTCGGTCGATCTCGAGGACGAGACCATCGCCGAGCTGGAAATGATCGTGGGGTTCGACGACG comes from the Streptomyces sp. NBC_01471 genome and includes:
- a CDS encoding alpha/beta hydrolase codes for the protein MAVSVTAIPAPALASSTATATAAPAGNPSSAASTGSSFAAEGALDRYVQQKPQWKRCQADSPAEFECATIEVPLDYRAPGGKRIGLAISRIKATAPGKRHGVLFSNPGGPGMQGRYMPMGMQDRLPESTRQKYDLIGFDPRGVGESSPVSCGLKPEEEDWLRPYKEKTFDKDVAWARDVANKCKEKAGDTLPYITTRNTARDMDLLRAVLGEKRISYMGTSYGTYLGAVYTQLFPGRADRFVLDSAVDPAHAWRGMIQWWAKGAEPAFDRWTEWAADRSEKYGLGDTPKKVDRTFWNLVAQADEKPIEMDGRPNTGDDLRSGIRSAVFTPEYATEGVVELKKAAAGKPASTKKLAAFAGAGGAGTAGAAGDAEAPSDNGTASLLAIVCGDNSAVWSRDPESYRRDAVKDKGRYPLFGDFASSVKPCAFWDKSVEPATRVNNGVGSLIVQNEWDPQTPLPSGQALHADLKGSKMVTVLGGEGHGVYPNGNACTDGAVADYLRTGKLPAKDVTCDATAGPNAEARKNQRPDVLPGSPLPGRAPDRF